Proteins from a single region of Strix aluco isolate bStrAlu1 chromosome 5, bStrAlu1.hap1, whole genome shotgun sequence:
- the RASD2 gene encoding GTP-binding protein Rhes — protein MMKTMSGGNCTLNVPAKNSYRMVVLGAARVGKSSIVSRFLNGRFEDQYTPTIEDFHRKVYNIRGDLYQLDILDTSGNHPFPAMRRLSILTGDVFILVFSLDNRESFDEVKRLQKQILEVKSCLKNKTKESSDLPMVICGNKNDHSEILRKVRSDEGENLVSSDENCAYFEVSAKKNTNVDEMFYVLFSMAKLPHEMSPSLHRKISIQYGDTFQQKSFQMRRVKDMDAYGMISPFARRPSVNSDLKYIKSKVLREGQSREREKCTIQ, from the exons ATGATGAAGACCATGTCTGGTGGAAACTGCACCCTGAATGTGCCAGCCAAGAACTCATACCGTATGGTAGTGCTGGGAGCCGCCAGAGTGGGGAAAAGCTCCATTGTCTCACGCTTTCTCAATGGCCGGTTTGAGGACCAGTACACTCCCACCATTGAGGATTTTCATCGCAAGGTCTACAACATCCGGGGAGACCTGTATCAGCTGGACATCCTGGACACCTCTGGGAATCACCCTTTCCCTGCTATGAGGAGGCTTTCCATCCTGACAG GAGATGTTTTCATCCTGGTATTCAGCCTGGACAACAGGGAATCCTTTGATGAGGTCAAGAGGCTCCAGAAACAGATCCTTGAGGTCAAATCCTGCCTGAAGAACAAGACCAAGGAATCATCTGATCTCCCTATGGTGATCTGCGGCAATAAAAATGACCACAGTGAAATCCTCCGCAAGGTACGCTCAGATGAAGGCGAGAACCTTGTCTCCAGTGATGAAAACTGTGCTTACTTTGAAGTTTCAGCCAAGAAGAATACCAATGTGGATGAGATGTTCTATGTCCTCTTCAGCATGGCCAAGCTACCTCATGAGATGAGCCCTTCCCTCCACAGGAAAATCTCCATCCAGTATGGTGACACTTTCCAACAGAAATCCTTCCAGATGCGCCGAGTCAAGGACATGGATGCCTACGGCATGATCTCTCCCTTTGCTCGCCGGCCAAGCGTCAACAGTGACCTGAAGTATATCAAATCGAAAGTTCTCAGGGAAGGTCAGTccagggaaagggagaaatgtACGATCCAATGA